CCCCTCCTTATAATACCTTAAGATGTACTTGGACCTTTTAGCTAAACTTAATAAAAATCATTATTCTTTTAGCTCTAGGATTTCTATTTCACTCTTACTTCTAAAAACTTTTACTTCAAAATTTTTAACTTTATAAGGAAAGAAAATACGAATTCTATCCCCTTCTTTAACCGAAGAAGATGGCTTTACCTCCTTTTCGTTAAGCAAAACTAACCCTTTTTCTATCA
This portion of the Synergistota bacterium genome encodes:
- a CDS encoding S4 domain-containing protein; this translates as MQKEKPGIECPAFIFTMRLDKFLKESGIIKRRTLAREMIEKGLVLLNEKEVKPSSSVKEGDRIRIFFPYKVKNFEVKVFRSKSEIEILELKE